TCCGTCTTCCTTGTAGCAAGCTCCGTTATTCGCGCCGCAAATTACAAGGCCTTGAGACGTGTGCTCGGAATAGAAAAAATTTTGCACGCCGTTTTGAAATTCTGAAATTTTTCCGCCAGTTTTTTCATTTAAATAGTAAACTGAATTTTTATATATTGCCGCTAATTTCCCGGAAAATTCTGAAAGTTTCGCAGCTCCTGAATCTTTTTTTAGAAAAGTCCATTTTGAGTAAGAGACGTTTTCGTTTACAGAGCAAAGTCCGATGCTTCCGTCTGAAAATGCGAGCGCGACTCCTTCTTTGCACGAAACTGCCTGCAAAACTTGTCCTGCAAAAATAATCTCTTCTTTTTCTGTTCCAAATGGAGAAATTCTTTTTGCAATTGATTTTCCGTCGTGAGTTCTTGAAAGAAAAACTAAAATTGTGCCGTCATTTAAAGTTGCAAGCGGAATTGAAATATTTTGCGCTTCGGTTACAATCTGCCACCTTTTTACGCCCTTTAATCCGTAGCAAGAAATTCCGTTTGTTCCGCGGATAAAAATTCTGCCGTCTTTTCCGCACAAAGGAGCTTCTTCTATGTTGAAATCCGATTTCTGAGTCCACAAGACAAGTCCCGAAGAATTCATCATAAAAAGGATGGAATCTGTTGTTGCTCCGTAAATTAAATCCGCAGGGCCTTCCGTAATAAACGGCTTTAGTCTTCCCGGAGCGGCTCTTTGCCACAAAAGTTTGCCCAGTTTTGAAAAGCCCAAAATCTGTTTTCCGTCTCCTGCGGCAATGTAACCGTAGCTTGTTTTTACCGGCTGGCACAAGATGTTTCCACCAAGCACAGATACAAAGGAAGGTTTTTCATTTGTAAAATCAATTTCCTGAGAAGTAAAAGAATTTTGTGCAGACAAAAGCAATATTTTTACTAGAAAAAATATTATGATGTATATTTTTTTAGACAGATTTTTCATTTTTCAAAATATCCAAGGCTTTCAATATGCCCCGTTTGCGGATAAAAATCTAAAAGGAACAGTTCTTCCAATCTGTACCCTGAATTTATAAGAGCTTTTGCATCCCGCGCATGAGTTGAAGGGTCGCATGAAAGGCTTCTTATCTGCGGAATTTGAGAATTTTGAAGCCACTTCTGCACGGATTTTTCCATTCCGCTTCTTGGAGGATCAATCACAACCGCGTCAAAATTTCCGCATTCTTTTATGCAAGTTTCCGCATGATATTTTACCCAGACATCACCGCTTACGCCAAAGCTTTTGTGTTTTTTTCCGGCGAGATTTTGTTCTGCGTAAACAACCGCGCTTTTGTTGTGCTCCACTAAAATTACGTTTTCAAAAGAATCAGCAAGAAAAACAGAAAATGTTCCAGCCCCGGAATACATATCAAGCACGTTTTTTCCAGAAATTCCGCCCGTTATAAGAGGAATTGATTTTTCTAGCACTTCAAGGTTGGACTGAAAAAATCCCAGCGCGTCAAAAGTTATGCTTTTGTCAAGAAGCTTTACAGTGCAGGTGCTTTTTGATTCTGAAAATGTTCCTTCGTAGCGTGCCTTTGCTTTTTTTTGCTTTTTTCCATTTTTGCCTTTTGCGGAAATTTGTTTTTTTTCTGACTGTTCTGCAACCACGATTTTGTCAAATCCGGCGGGAATTGAAGCTATGTTTTTGCTTCCGAAAATATGAATTCTTCCTTTTGGACGCTCGCTGAATGGAATTTCCTTTAAATACTTGTTTACTTCTTCTGTTGCGCAAGGACACTGGTCAATTTGGATAATTTCATTGCTTTTTTTTCCCATGAGTCCGCCGTCGTGCAGCTGGAATCTTGCTCTGTAACCTTTGTCTGCACCCGAAACAATCTGGATTTGCGGAACTTCAATTCCTTCACGTAAAAAAGCGTCTTTTAAAGTCTGAACTCTCAGCTGTCTTTGAAATTCTGGCTCTATGTGCTGAAGGTTGCAGCCTCCGCATTTTCCGTAATAAGGGCAGAAGGGGACAGTTCTGTATCTGGATTTTTCTATTATATTCAGATTTTTTGCAATGTTGTAGTCTTTAAAATCTTTTTCAATTTCAATTTCGACTTTTTCTCCGGGAATTGTATATGGAATAAATATTTTCTTTTCGCTGTTTTCCGCTATGCAGTCTCCGCCAAAGACCATTTTTCCTGCAATTACTTCCATTGACATTCCAAAATTATATCCCAAAAAATTATAGTTTACAATGGTTGCATTTTTTTAATTTTTTAAGCGCAGAACTTTAAAATTTCAGTTTGATTTCACTTAAATTTGAGCAAAGAAAATCAACTTTTTTTAGAAGCTCTTCATCTGGTTCTATTCTGTCTGGAACCATGATTGTAAAAAGTCCTGCTGATTTTGCGCTTTTTATTCCGTTTGGACTGTCTTCTACCGCCGCGCACTTTTCAGGCGGAAGCTTTAAACTTTTGCAGGCGAGTTTGTATATTTCTGGATCTGGCTTTGAATGGGAAACTTGGTCTCCAGTTGACAATGATTCAAAAAATGAAAGCAAACCTGCGTTTTCTAGCTGTCTTTTTACAACTGGACCTCTAGTTGAAGATGCAAGTGCAAGTCTGTAGCCTTTGTCTTTTAAATATTCGAGTGTTTGTTTTGCAAAAGTCATGAGCGCAATTCCTTCAGATTTTTCAATTTCCGAGAAAAAAACTGAAGTTTGCTCCATAAATTTTTGAGCTTCAAAATCAACTCCGAGAGAAGTTTTTAGAATGTTGAATGTGTCGTTTTTATTTGTTCCGATGCATTTTTTGAACAGTTCCATGGCTTTTTCATCTTGAATTCCAAATTCTTTTCCTGCCTTTATCCAAGTTTTTTCACAGATGCTTTCCGTGTCAAGAAGAATTCCGTCCATATCAAATACAAATGCTTCTATTTTTTTCATGTGGAGATTATAGGAAAATTCTAGCGAAATTTCAATTTGAATATTGACCATGAGATGTTGTTTTTATATACTAGATAAACAATAAAATTATCTTGTGGCGTTAATTTGTTGGATAACGGTAAGGGAATGATACAACACTACTTTTTTAAGTGTATGTAGTGCTGACCGGTCTTTCTTTAATGCCGGGCAAGAACAGGAGTTGTTATGAAAAAGGGAATCCACCCAGACTACAAACTTACAAAAATCACTTGTGTATGTGGCAATGTGATTGAAACTCGCTCAACAGTGTCAGATATTCATGTTGAAATTTGCTCTGCCTGCCATCCATTCTATACTGGAAAGCAGAAGCTTGTTGATACAGCTGGACGCATTGACCGCTTTAACAAGCGCTACGGTGTAAAAGCTACAGAGACAAAATAAGTTTGTTCTTTTACATTTTAAAGCAGGCTGCAATAAGCCTGCTTTTTTTGTTTTATCCAAAATGTATGGGAGAATGTTATAATGAAGTTAAAAAAAATAGTTCTAGCATTTTGTTCTTTTGTTTTTGCATTTAATGTTTTTGCGCAGAACGCTGAAAGTTCAGAAAATTCAGATGCTTCCTTGGATTTTTCAAGTGAAACTGTCGAGTTTGATTCAAAAAAGCACTATTTTGTTGCGGCTGGCGGAATGCTGCTTACAAACATTGTGATTGGCTCATGGAATCGTTTTGGTCCCGCAAGAGCTAGCTGGGCTCAAGTTTACTGGGACGACATAAAAGAGCCTTGGAATAGAAAAATAAAGTTTGACCGCGACTGGTACTGGACGAATTTTGTTCTGCATCCTTATCAGGGCGGGCTTTACTATCTTGCCGCGAGAAATTCAAATTTGAACTGGTTTGAGTCTTTGCTTATTTCTGCGGCTGGTTCTTTTATGTGGGAATACTTTTTTGAAACAAATTCTCCTTCAACAAATGACCTTACGTATACTCCAATCGGCGGTTTTGCTACAGGGGAAATGGTTTACAGGCTTGGTCTTGAAGCAAATGCAAAAGGGCACAAAATTCTTGGCTATGTTGCGAATCCGTTGAGGCTTTATACAGATCCGATTTTGAAACGAGCACCGCAAGGACCGAGCGGACTTTTGCAGAGTTTTTCTTTAAAAACAGGATTCGGACTTGCTTTTGCAAATACTTGGTTAAAATCTCCTTATGACAATTGCTCTGAATTTTTCCCGGCTTATGGTTCCGTTGGACTTGATTTCGTGTATGACGATCCTTATGGACACGACTCAAATACTCCGTACAGCCAGTTTGAGCTTTCAATGCAAGGCTCGGCAGGTCTTGGCTCTGGAGAAGGCGCGGATTCTACGGAAGAAAAAATCATGTACAGCATAAATATTTTCAGCAATGGAATGCTTCTTGCTAGAAATCCTGACTTTGGAGAAAACCGCGATACGACTGTCGGCCTTGTCCTTGAATATGATTTTATGTGGCATTCATTCATGGAATTTTCTTCACTTGCGCCTGGATTCGCCATAAAGCAGAGAATCAACACGGAAAACGGAGCTTTTGTCTGGCAGTCTCATTTGGCAGGAATTATAATGGGAACAGCTGATTATTATTATTTGCGCCGTGGAGTTTTTCCTAAGCCTGATTACGTTTCCTGCGATTACGGATATACAACTGGCGCTGAAATCGTTGAAAAGATTGCTTATAATGCGCATTCTGGCTTCGTCTTTGACTGGACTGTTCACGGATACGCAATGTACAAGTATAAAGCCCAAAAACAGGACTGCGATGACACTGGCTGGGAATATTTTGCATTTTCCCAAGCATCGGTTGAGTTTCCTGTTTCTAAAAAAGTTTCGTTGGGACTTTCCGACGATTTCTACATAAAATATGCTGACTACGACAATGTTGAAAATGTATTTTCAGTTTTGAACGCAGTCAACTTTTATGCAAGATTCAAATTGATGTGATTTTCCAAGCCCTGTGGATTTTAGAATTTCTGTAATCCTCGGGGATTGTTGAAGCTGTTATTTCTTCTGCTGACATTTTCGGCGGAAGAAGTTTTTCATCCATTTTTAACTTGCGGCTGTTTGTGCTGAAATAAAGAATTCCTTTTGAGCTTAAAAGCTTTGAGCAGTTTTCTATTAGCTTTGGCCAGTCCCTATT
The window above is part of the uncultured Treponema sp. genome. Proteins encoded here:
- the rpmE gene encoding 50S ribosomal protein L31; this translates as MKKGIHPDYKLTKITCVCGNVIETRSTVSDIHVEICSACHPFYTGKQKLVDTAGRIDRFNKRYGVKATETK
- a CDS encoding DUF3943 domain-containing protein yields the protein MKLKKIVLAFCSFVFAFNVFAQNAESSENSDASLDFSSETVEFDSKKHYFVAAGGMLLTNIVIGSWNRFGPARASWAQVYWDDIKEPWNRKIKFDRDWYWTNFVLHPYQGGLYYLAARNSNLNWFESLLISAAGSFMWEYFFETNSPSTNDLTYTPIGGFATGEMVYRLGLEANAKGHKILGYVANPLRLYTDPILKRAPQGPSGLLQSFSLKTGFGLAFANTWLKSPYDNCSEFFPAYGSVGLDFVYDDPYGHDSNTPYSQFELSMQGSAGLGSGEGADSTEEKIMYSINIFSNGMLLARNPDFGENRDTTVGLVLEYDFMWHSFMEFSSLAPGFAIKQRINTENGAFVWQSHLAGIIMGTADYYYLRRGVFPKPDYVSCDYGYTTGAEIVEKIAYNAHSGFVFDWTVHGYAMYKYKAQKQDCDDTGWEYFAFSQASVEFPVSKKVSLGLSDDFYIKYADYDNVENVFSVLNAVNFYARFKLM
- a CDS encoding RsmD family RNA methyltransferase; translation: MSMEVIAGKMVFGGDCIAENSEKKIFIPYTIPGEKVEIEIEKDFKDYNIAKNLNIIEKSRYRTVPFCPYYGKCGGCNLQHIEPEFQRQLRVQTLKDAFLREGIEVPQIQIVSGADKGYRARFQLHDGGLMGKKSNEIIQIDQCPCATEEVNKYLKEIPFSERPKGRIHIFGSKNIASIPAGFDKIVVAEQSEKKQISAKGKNGKKQKKAKARYEGTFSESKSTCTVKLLDKSITFDALGFFQSNLEVLEKSIPLITGGISGKNVLDMYSGAGTFSVFLADSFENVILVEHNKSAVVYAEQNLAGKKHKSFGVSGDVWVKYHAETCIKECGNFDAVVIDPPRSGMEKSVQKWLQNSQIPQIRSLSCDPSTHARDAKALINSGYRLEELFLLDFYPQTGHIESLGYFEK
- a CDS encoding HAD family phosphatase, which produces MKKIEAFVFDMDGILLDTESICEKTWIKAGKEFGIQDEKAMELFKKCIGTNKNDTFNILKTSLGVDFEAQKFMEQTSVFFSEIEKSEGIALMTFAKQTLEYLKDKGYRLALASSTRGPVVKRQLENAGLLSFFESLSTGDQVSHSKPDPEIYKLACKSLKLPPEKCAAVEDSPNGIKSAKSAGLFTIMVPDRIEPDEELLKKVDFLCSNLSEIKLKF